In Triticum aestivum cultivar Chinese Spring chromosome 5B, IWGSC CS RefSeq v2.1, whole genome shotgun sequence, the following proteins share a genomic window:
- the LOC123112690 gene encoding uncharacterized protein, with product MTFEDMEAPNLCRPPIGDASNGAPLGDISNVDHHSRMTPVPMPASHDLTPYGSHCQRVNLASNTNIARKKKRSMRKMPIDAILAASPLSINSPNGVQELSQTATSDLNMPDTVHDDGEHNRNSSIEKGAF from the exons ATGACGTTTGAAGATATGGAGGCGCCAAATCTGTGCCGACCCCCTATTGGTGATGCCTCTAATGGAGCCCCTCTTGGTGACATCTCTAATGTTGATCATCATTCCCGAATGACTCCAGTGCCAATGCCAG CCTCACACGACCTTACCCCTTATGGATCTCACTGCCAAAGGGTAAATCTTGCTAGCAATACCAACATAGCAAGGAAAAAGAAACGATCAATGCGAAAAATGCCAATTGATGCCATCTTAGCGGCATCTCCACTATCAATCAACTCCCCAAATGGAGTACAG GAACTATCGCAGACTGCGACATCTGACCTTAACATGCCAGATAcggttcatgatgatggagaacatAACAGGAACTCATCAATAGAAAAAGGGGCATTCTaa